From the Solanum lycopersicum chromosome 10, SLM_r2.1 genome, one window contains:
- the LOC101247674 gene encoding uncharacterized protein, whose translation MELDINVGRTTVRRTRTRVLQEIMGDHIVEYGRIFNYRDEVLRSNPGSTCVVKVGEDSETGQKFFEGFYVCFNALKKAFFGGARRLIGFDGCFLKGVCKGQLLVAVCRDGNNQMLPIAWAVVEVENQYTWTWFLELVKNDLELGEGHQLSIGSDMQKGLEIAVDTLLPLVEHRKCARHVLANWSKNWKGVERKRVFLRIAKSKFEAEMKDNIEIMRKLGHAGLDNFLWYNLNTWCKKYFEEYRKCDVVDNNMAESFNAWTVSARYKTILTMLEKIRVKMMKRIGDLREFSNTWITDISPMSLKILQENIQKSMQYNLTWNGQRGFEIKHNGWQFRGIPCPHGVAALHYKNLEPIHYVASCYSKETYLSTYDHFIQPMNNMKMWSASNNPIVKPPKIRKLPRRPVMVRRNEADESRKTGNLSKRGAIMTCSKCGTQGHNKRGCPTRNQADPSQSTEPVSQSTESGRGKGTGRATRGRASGRGVPAQSHENVTNKEQPGLPSRRVINTGTKNTKRADVVTGDIGYTPVRGFKWKGKTTVTSINPERMRAEKVIQTRSVATANAC comes from the exons ATGGAGTTGGATATTAATGTTGGTAGGACAACAGTGAGAAGAACTAGGACTAGAGTGTTACAAGAGATCATGGGTGATCACATTGTGGAGTATGGTAGGATTTTTAATTATAGAGATGAAGTATTAAGGAGTAATCCAGGTAGTACTTGTGTAGTTAAGGTTGGAGAAGATTCTGAAACTGGGCAGAAATTTTTTGAAGGATTTTATGTTTGCTTCAATGCTTTAAAGAAAGCATTTTTTGGAGGTGCTAGAAGGTTGATTGGTTTTGATGGGTGTTTTCTCAAAGGTGTGTGTAAAGGCCAGTTGTTAGTGGCAGTTTGTAGAGATGGAAACAACCAAATGCTCCCTATTGCTTGGGCAGTTGTTGAGGTTGAGAATCAGTATACCTGGACATGGTTTCTTGAACTAGTGAAGAATGATCTTGAACTTGGAGAAGGGCATCAACTATCCATCGGTAGTGATATGCAAAAG GGACTAGAAATTGCTGTGGATACTTTATTGCCACTTGTTGAACATAGAAAATGTGCAAGACATGTTCTTGCAAATTGGTCAAAAAATTGGAAAGgagttgaaagaaaaagagtgtTTTTGAGGATTGCTAAATCCAAATTTGAAGCTGAGATGAAGGACAATATAGAGATAATGAGGAAATTAGGTCACGCTggtttagataattttttatggTACAATTTGAATACATGGTGcaagaaatattttgaagaatatagAAAATGTGATGTTGTGGACAACAATATGGCAGAAAGCTTTAATGCTTGGACAGTGTCTGCAAGGTATAAAACCATCCTTACAATGCTTGAGAAGATAAGGGTGAAGATGATGAAAAGAATTGGTGATTTGCGAGAGTTTTCAAACACTTGGATCACTGATATATCTCCTATGTCTTTgaagattttgcaagaaaacATTCAAAAGTCTATGCAATATAACTTGACTTGGAATGGACAAAGAGGTTTTGAGATTAAACACAATGGGTGGCAGTTTAGGGGAATTCCTTGTCCTCACGGTGTTGCTGCCCTTCATTACAAAAACTTGGAACCAATCCATTATGTAGCTAGCTGTTATAGCAAGGAAACCTACCTCAGCACATATGACCATTTTATTCAGCCAATGAATAACATGAAAATGTGGTCAGCCTCAAATAATCCAATTGTAAAGCCACCAAAGATCAGAAAGTTGCCTAGAAGACCAGTTATGGTTAGAAGAAATGAAGCAGATGAAAGTAGAAAAACTGGAAATTTGAGCAAAAGAGGTGCTATAATGACTTGTAGCAAATGTGGCACACAAGGACACAATAAAAGAGGATGTCCTACAAGAAACCAAGCTGATCCAAGTCAATCAACTGAACCAGTTTCTCAG TCTACTGAAAGTGGTAGAGGAAAAGGCACAGGAAGAGCAACAAGAGGAAGAGCAAGTGGCAGAGGTGTTCCAGCTCAATCACATGAAAATGTTACAAACAAAGAG CAACCTGGATTGCCAAGTAGAAGAGTCATCAATACTGGTACAAAAAATACAAAGAGGGCTGATGTTGTCACAGGTGATATTGGCTACACACCAGTACGTGGATTCAAATGGAAGGGGAAGACAACTGTTACAAGTATCAACCCGGAAAGAATGAGGGCTGAAAAGGTTATCCAAACTAGGTCTGTAGCTACTGCTAATGCCTGCTAA